The Glycine soja cultivar W05 chromosome 19, ASM419377v2, whole genome shotgun sequence genomic sequence aatattttattatctttttaatatttatatatgtgatttaatgataatatttttttatatttaactttatttaatcaggtactaagttttttttaaagagttaaattataaaaaatattgtcactaaatcacatgtattattttaaaagataaatataatataaaaaataaaaaacttatataaatatacatattataatttatgtaaaaatagaatttaatcttatataatatattttaaaatataatatataagattataaaaatataataaattataaaaaaaatttgaattttgaattattttcacataaaaattatgttaatacTACATTTGACactaaatattcaaatgatcactTGAGTGTAGTAacgtattttttttacttgaagggcCATGCTTCtagtaaattatgtatttttaaaaattaggaggacaaattttgtaattaaatcttaatattttttcaaattttataagtatctcaaacatattttatcctttattaatttatgataattcTCTTAAacagaataatttttattgataattctGTTAAgcagaatttatgattttatttattgagaATTTTGCTAATTTAGCAGAATTTATAAGTTATATTTATATcattgtaaacaaaaaaaaaaaaagtttttaattcCGCATATGGTCTCATAGCCGGTCCCAAACCCGGATAAAGGAGGAGggtttttatattattcatggatcattgttattttttatgattaatcaaTTGTAAGTTTTTATGATTAACCATCATAAATCAATCCAGAGCAATTTCATATTTCATTCATTGCCTTGTGGAGTAGCCTAGCCACCTTTACCATTTGGGACTGGCCATGAGACTAACATTCAATCCATGcatcttgttaattttttttttttttgaaattgaatagGGAGTGTCATTCtatttttactgtttctttttatCCAAAGAGCACTGTGATTCACTGATTGTATTTACTATTCTTACTTTTCAGTTATTTGTTGTTGTAGTTAAAATCAGATGTTTGTATTCACGTGTCTTTCAAAAAAGCAGGGAGCATGGCTTCATAGGTGACTATTGAGTTATCTTTTTGCGAATTTTACTGTATTGTGGAAGGTGGTTCTAGTCTATTAGATGTTAGTTTTTATCACATGAAGAATGCAGATATGAAATGTAATGGGAATATAATTTCTTTGTTAGAACACAGTCAGTTACAAGAGTCCCACGATTATACTTGGGAGTTTGATAATAAACCATCTTTGATTGATTGAAGGAAATAATTTATGATCTTAGCTTATAACATACATATTTTAAActggtattttttaaaattctttaaaattcaaCTACTAATGCttagtgttttatataaaaaaagtggtaaatataaaatataagctTAATCTATCTTGGCCTATAGTAGCGTTTAAACAAACATTAGGCAATAAGCAATAAGCAACAAGCAAGTTTTCATCAGTCTTAACCTAGTGTGCACGTGTTAACTTTGTTGTGCTTAACTATTGTTTTGCTCCCCTTCAAGCAAAGACAACGCTTATGGGTCAACATCATTATATTTGTTCCTTTTATGTAAAGATTATCCACATCAAATCTTAGAGTACAATTGAAGAAGAAACTTTGTTTCTCCTAATCTTCAAACTCCAACAACATATATATCCAACATCTACTACATGTTCACTTCCCGACAATCTTTTACCAAGTGCATGTTGGATTCAGAATGCAGCTTCCAAAGTATATTGCCGCATCATTCTTCTGCCTAATCTTCTCATCCATTTACTATGGTAATTTATGGCACAATCTTCCTTAACACTTGATACTTCTCAAACTTTCTGTTTCCTATGACATctacgataaaaaaaaatatttatgtttaaattattttaagataattatttaaaaagtcaataaatttattatatatgataggtTACGATTGAATGaatgtgtaaaatattttacattgtaagtatataatattttttctctatttttattgttattttaatatatcatgATGTTTTCTTTTGATCTTATAACCTTGTTCcagcaacaatttttttttttaattgaatagaaCTTAAATGTTAATAGTTGAATTGGGTTGTTTCTTGAGTAAATAGTGTATATATCTATTTACAGTATCGATTATATTATTATCCATCACAAATAATcaagtttattgatttttaaaaaaaatattttaaagtcaTGTCCAGGGTGATTTCTGATTGATTGATATTGTGTAGTATGAATTATTTGATACTAGAAGttcatatgttattttttatatgcacATAAATTGCAAATTGCAAACCATGAAAATCATATATGCAGGAAAAGCAGAGGCGCATCAAGTTAATTTCTATGTGCACAATAAATGTCCCTTTCCAATATGGCCAGCAACTGCACCAAACAGTGGCCAACCAGTGATAGCAGATGGTGGATTCTACCTTGCTCCAGGCCAAACCCAACGTGTCATAGCACCATGGACATGGAATGGTAGAATTTGGGCGAGAACAGGCTGCAATTTTGCTTCAAATTGGAAACCAGCTTGTGAAACAGGAGACTGTGATGGAAGACTAGCATGCAATGGACTCATAGGCACACCTCCAGCCACACTAGTTGAAGTTTCACTCCAAGGAAGAAACCCGAATTTCTATGATGTTAGCCTTGTTGATGGCTACAACATCCCCGTCTCTGTCACCCCAAAGATCACAAACCCAAAGTGCAACATTCCAGGGTGCTTGAAGGATCTCAAAGGCTTGTGCCCACCTGAGCTTGAGGTGTTGAATTCCAAGGGAGAAATTGTGGCATGTAAAAGTGCTTGTTTGGCCTTTGATAATGACAAGTTCTGTTGTAGGAATCAATATGGGAGTCCGGGGAAGTGCAAGCCAAGTGTGTACTCTAAGATATTTAAGGATGCTTGTCCTAATTATTTTAGCTATGCATTTGACACACCTACACCTTTGGTGAGTTGTGCTTCCTCAGAGTTTATAATAACATTTTGTCCTTATGGATGGGGTGAAGGCGCTGGTGAGCACAAATCTGAGTAGAAAGTGGTTTACACCTTTGTTGTTCCTGTATGGATTTGTTGGTGGGAATGGAAGTTGGTGCTAGAATCAAATTAGCATTTGATTCTTAAGGCACTCACTGTTTGATATTATGTGTTGCTATAAAAGTTGTGTATTGGTTATTGCGTGTTATTTTGATACCTTAAAGATACCAAGTGATGCCTAAGCTTCTAATTTATTAGCACTAGTTAGTTGTAGTTTCttgaaaaatgcacacatatcataaatttaacaaCAGCTTTCTAGCTAGtaaatccaaatccaaaatggatgaaaaaataataacaataaaatggCTTTTTAATCTCTCATAAGTCATAATAACCGTGTGAATTCAATTTATTACTTTAGAAGCCAAGGACAAGCCATTAAAACTATATTTGAACAGCAGAAAATACAATTCAAACATTGATTTACCAAGAATGAGATACAATTGAACTTAATCTAAACTAATGGACGGTGCCATTCTCGTACACCCCTTCACCAGATTTTCCATTATCATTAACCTCTTTCTCTTTAACTTTCTTCTTGGCCTCCTCAAGAGACATAACCAGATTCTTCAAGCAAGTCTCAGAATCTTCTACAAATGACTTAGACATCATAATCTTCAACAAATGACATTTCTGTGTGCTTGTCCATCCTCCCTCTCCTAATGAGAGCCGACCAAATCCCATCGGTGAAATTCAACAATGCTGATAGAGTCATCTTGCTTAATTTTCTCCTCCCTTCTTCTCCACATTTCTTAACAGAATTATTGTGTTCCTCCTCATCCGTATCCAtatcctcatcttcttcattcTTCCTTTGGCCGGTGAGATCAAGAGAGCAATCAATGTCCTCAATCACTACAATAGACTTGCTTGATGTTTCAACCAACAACCTCCTTAGTTTGGTATTTTTCTTCACTGTTGTGAGTTCAAGATCATACACGTAATAGTTTAAGTAATTAGCAATAGCAACTATCATGGTGGACTTCCCGGTTCTTGGAGGGCCATATAGTAAGTATCCCCTCTTCCAAGCCTTCCCAAATTTAGTATAGTAAGTAGGGTGCCTTGAAATTGACTGTCTTTGGGAGTTATGAAGCACAGAGACTTTGTTGTGTTAGACACGGTTCCAACACCGATACTTATCTGACACTTCTTAttaggtgtataattttttttcttaaaaaaattattgactttaACACTTAAGTTGTCACCTTCATATAATTTATAGACTTGAAAAAACATAGGCATTTTGTTAAGAAGATGAATATaccattaatttaaatattgttatatgttattcatatttcattttattagagTTTTTACGTTTATGTGTGTATGCAGTGTCCCCAtttgtagatttttttatactaaccgTGTCAAAGTGTTCGTGTTGTGTTTGGTGTCGGAGTCCGTGTTTTGTAGTTTTGGATTTTGCAACTTTGCACTCCAACACTGCTCGACGCCTTAGAATTCACCTGTTATCTTTTCGTTGTCGTCCATGCTGAAGACTAATGGGGTCTGGCTATCCTTCACCACTTCAGCTTTGCCTTTTGGCTTTTTGGGATGAGTTTGCACTAAGGTAGGTTTGAATAACAGTGTATGCTTCACTTTCCTTTAGGTTTTCCCCTCCAGAGAACTCAGGGAAAGAAACTTGGATATAAGGGTATGTGAGGCCTGTGAGtttttgtgtgtattttttGACATAGGTACGAAGATGGTGTGGGAAGAATTGCTCATACATGGCATATACAAACATAATGCTAGCAATAAGTGAGCCTAGCTAGCTGTGACCATGTTTCTGCATTCTCCATCTTTCACAGAGATTCTATAGTTCTAATGTTCTGTGTTTAATGAATTAATGGGATGTTGTATTTATAATTGTATTTATAAGGACTGAAATGTACTAATGGGGGGTGTCAGTTTTAGGTGTTAGTTTCTTGCAACTCACTCtacggattaaaaaaaatagaagatgaaaatgttcaaattgaacaatacaaaattattaccGCCTTTGATTTTTTGATGCATGTATAAAGTAATGAAATGATTGATAATTAAGAAGCAAAAGTAATTGTATATTGTAGTTTtatgaattgaaattaaaataaagtaaaaactcGCAATTAATTACCAAGTATGCACAGCCTGTTTCTCCTAGGTGCAAGTAAAAACTCTCTAAAGAAAACTAGTACTCGCTCTGCATGCAACAATCAAATGGATCAATTGATCGAATAGGTAGGTAGCAATCAATGGGTAATTTGTGTGTAGAAAAAGTGTAAGTATATTATGTATACTATGCAAATGCTCTCGATCAATTAAATAGCAACACATAAAGTGAAGGAGGAAAAAACGTATACGCcaagtataatatttttcataaatacaccttctcttattttttcttgatcTACATTGTTTTACAATTTAATTcctaatatatttaaactttctctctcctttttgttttttaatataaaatattataaaatataaatattatattatatacagataaagacaaataaaaaaattggataaaattagagtacaattttttagttactttgtatttatttttgtagttaaatttatgtgctattgatatttttttgttatgttcgttaattaaaaaaataagaaaattagttagtagtattaaaataaagtaaaagtaaaaaaataattgatacatctatcttatacaatagatataaaatttcaaagagTAGTAACagctatattgaaaatatctttaaataaaaatatattaaaaatatctttaaaaatatttatttaacaactaTTTTTAGCTTAagtgataagaattgatatttttattatttatgacttgcatatatgaaaagaaaagaaaagattaaaatatccaAAAGATACTGATAACggctaaatatgagttattttttataataaaaatatattaaaaatatgtttaaagatGCTGCCACCAAATCAATGTGACAAGAATATGAACGAGATTATCAGTAGGGTCTTGGTCcaaggagaaaaaagatgacAAATGGTCGTCCCGTTTCATCTCGCTAGGATGGACCTAAAAAAATGaacagaaaagtaaaaaaaaaatgtgaaatttgccGGCAACATAGTTATAACAGAAACAATTGTCCTAACATATTTTCATCTTAAGTTTTTTTCCTTAACCAAGTGtaattgtttaagtattttattgataatgcaatataatgttattgtataaataagttgttaaataaaaagtcttctcatttttaattaaatctaatgacttaaacaaactaattatatttagtaatataattatattaaaaataattatattggaaaattcagattttaaataaaaatattcacctaaaaaatatgttaagtaaatttaataataaaacaaaaataattaaataattatattaaaaattattcacctaaaattaaacaaaaatattcacctaaaattgaataattatattaaaaataattatattagaaaattcatattttaaataaaaatattcacctaaaaaatatgttaagtaaattaaatattcacctaaaaaattcaaattttaaataaaaatattcacttaaaaaattaaataattatatttaatttttactgtAAAAATTAAACACCTACTCGTATACTTAAGAAaactataatattattatatgttatacactttaataaagtaaatattattattcaattataaactataatatatagtgaattaatttttacaataattattttaaagtttatgttaacagtattttttaattaataaataatgtataggtttttttatactataaatTATTCAACTcatcaaaaattatatatttcggTTTAACTTGCGGTGTTTATATGTTCAATTTATTCAAAtcgaattaaattataaagatatTAAGCTTACATTGGTTTCATATCttactattaaataaaatctaattaaaatgtgttatattgtttaatttattagaaaagtaaatcagcattttttttaaaaagtgagattatttaagtttatattttaatttaagtcaATATGGTTTATggtgaaattaatatttaataaaaaaatcattttaaacttattatatatttatcttttttattgataaatattattcttattctttattgataaatattattctttaaataatatttactgTATTAAAGTgtataacatataataatattatagttTTCTTAAGTATACGAGTAGGTGTTTAATTTTTGATGATttgtatttatgaaaaaaatatttattaaaggaAGTTATTCTCTTAAAtgagttttaatataaaaaataagccATTAATTTTTAGAGAAAAGATCTCCGGATTCAtcgaaaatatatatatatataattttttgtatggACACTTCTTTTGTCACGAGGCAAT encodes the following:
- the LOC114399267 gene encoding thaumatin-like protein; protein product: MQLPKYIAASFFCLIFSSIYYGKAEAHQVNFYVHNKCPFPIWPATAPNSGQPVIADGGFYLAPGQTQRVIAPWTWNGRIWARTGCNFASNWKPACETGDCDGRLACNGLIGTPPATLVEVSLQGRNPNFYDVSLVDGYNIPVSVTPKITNPKCNIPGCLKDLKGLCPPELEVLNSKGEIVACKSACLAFDNDKFCCRNQYGSPGKCKPSVYSKIFKDACPNYFSYAFDTPTPLVSCASSEFIITFCPYGWGEGAGEHKSE